Proteins encoded by one window of Planctomonas sp. JC2975:
- a CDS encoding hemerythrin domain-containing protein yields MSDFYVALPGETAPAVPAGPKLCNGDDMRILHSAFLFAYPRMAELVRDTPPGDTARAAFVAQWLGDIDHTLRTHHKDEELLLFDQLAERAPACALHVGQMKAHHAQVHAILDEIEPLRLEWPKTADPDTGEQLADAYDRMLEVLEVHLRREVVEIVPVAEKVITAKEWAGMAERGTKAVPKDRLMSQLGMLLSSSAPEDRKQFFKNIPLPVRIMYRTYGRRQYEAQFRLLWPGEAVPQTV; encoded by the coding sequence ATGAGCGATTTCTACGTCGCACTGCCCGGTGAGACGGCGCCGGCCGTGCCTGCGGGGCCGAAGCTGTGCAACGGCGACGACATGCGGATACTGCACAGCGCGTTCCTGTTCGCCTACCCGCGCATGGCGGAGCTCGTGCGGGACACGCCGCCCGGCGATACCGCACGTGCTGCGTTCGTCGCACAGTGGCTCGGCGACATCGACCACACCCTCCGCACCCACCACAAGGACGAGGAGCTGCTCCTCTTCGACCAGCTCGCGGAACGTGCACCGGCGTGCGCCCTGCACGTGGGGCAGATGAAGGCGCATCACGCCCAGGTGCACGCCATCCTCGACGAGATCGAGCCCTTGCGCCTCGAGTGGCCGAAGACCGCCGACCCCGACACCGGCGAACAACTCGCCGACGCCTACGACCGCATGCTCGAGGTGCTCGAGGTTCACCTGCGTCGCGAGGTCGTGGAGATCGTGCCCGTCGCGGAGAAGGTCATCACGGCCAAGGAGTGGGCCGGCATGGCCGAGCGCGGAACGAAGGCGGTCCCCAAGGACCGCCTCATGTCCCAGCTCGGCATGCTCCTCTCCTCGTCGGCGCCCGAAGACCGCAAGCAGTTCTTCAAGAACATCCCGCTGCCGGTGAGGATCATGTACCGCACGTACGGCCGCAGGCAGTACGAGGCGCAGTTCCGCCTGCTGTGGCCCGGCGAGGCCGTGCCGCAGACGGTGTGA
- a CDS encoding molybdopterin-dependent oxidoreductase, translating to MPTVATAPRGRILYLTAAACGVVAALAGWAVAEVLAVFVGAASSPLFAVGSWIIDLTPPGFKQLVIGLFGTGDKVFLFVCLAILVVVLAGVAGILELVRRPFGAVLLGVVGVIALIAVMTRADATYWWLLPTTAGTLVGIYVLVRMLDRLREWTRASEPSRVPGKGAGPARRSFLAFGIGIGAVAVIAGVVARTVNAGSVAIASARAMVRLPKPVKPAPPISAGADLKLAGLTPYVTPNGNFYRIDTALQVPSIDPDTWKLTIGGMVETPVTLTFADLLAMPLEEHVITLACVSNEVGGDLVGNATWLGYPVRKLLAQAKPRASADMVLSRSVDGFTAGTPLSVLTDIGTDALIAVGMNGAPLPLEHGFPVRMVVPGLYGYVSATKWLTELTVTRFDQAQGYWIDKGWSVKGPIKTASRIDRPREGATIKPGRYAVAGVAWDQHTGIRSVQVRVDNGPWQDARLAETVSADTWRQWVWEWDATHGAHTLQVRATNADGSTQTSAIAAPAPNGATGWHTVTMSVG from the coding sequence ATGCCGACCGTCGCCACAGCGCCCCGCGGACGCATCCTTTATCTGACGGCGGCAGCCTGCGGTGTCGTCGCGGCGCTCGCCGGGTGGGCGGTCGCAGAAGTGCTCGCGGTGTTCGTCGGTGCGGCATCCTCCCCGCTGTTCGCGGTCGGGTCATGGATCATCGACCTCACTCCGCCCGGCTTCAAACAGCTGGTCATCGGGCTTTTCGGCACGGGCGACAAGGTGTTCCTGTTCGTCTGCCTCGCCATCCTCGTCGTGGTCCTCGCCGGGGTCGCCGGCATCCTCGAGCTGGTGCGTCGACCGTTCGGCGCGGTCCTGCTCGGCGTTGTGGGGGTCATCGCGCTCATCGCGGTGATGACGAGAGCGGATGCGACCTACTGGTGGCTCCTGCCGACGACCGCCGGCACGCTCGTCGGCATATATGTGCTCGTACGGATGCTGGACCGGCTGCGCGAATGGACCCGGGCATCCGAGCCGTCGCGTGTGCCGGGCAAGGGTGCCGGACCCGCCAGGCGCTCATTCCTCGCTTTCGGGATCGGGATCGGTGCCGTCGCCGTGATCGCGGGCGTCGTGGCGCGCACGGTCAACGCGGGGAGTGTGGCGATCGCGTCCGCACGTGCGATGGTGCGGCTTCCGAAGCCGGTGAAGCCGGCGCCCCCGATCTCGGCCGGAGCCGATCTCAAACTGGCGGGGCTCACGCCGTATGTCACGCCGAACGGGAACTTCTACCGCATCGACACCGCGCTGCAGGTGCCGTCGATCGACCCCGACACGTGGAAGCTCACGATCGGCGGAATGGTCGAGACGCCGGTGACGCTCACGTTCGCGGACCTGCTTGCGATGCCGCTCGAGGAGCACGTCATCACGCTCGCCTGCGTCTCCAACGAGGTGGGCGGAGACCTGGTCGGCAACGCCACCTGGCTCGGATATCCGGTGCGCAAGCTGCTCGCGCAGGCCAAGCCGCGCGCATCCGCCGACATGGTGCTCTCGCGCAGCGTCGACGGCTTCACAGCGGGCACCCCGCTGAGCGTGCTGACCGACATCGGAACGGATGCCCTCATCGCCGTCGGCATGAACGGCGCACCGCTGCCCCTCGAGCACGGATTCCCGGTGCGGATGGTCGTGCCCGGCCTCTACGGCTACGTGTCGGCCACGAAATGGCTGACCGAACTCACGGTGACCCGGTTCGATCAAGCGCAGGGCTACTGGATCGACAAGGGATGGTCGGTCAAGGGTCCGATCAAGACCGCGTCGCGCATCGATCGCCCGCGTGAGGGCGCCACCATCAAGCCCGGCCGCTATGCGGTGGCCGGGGTGGCCTGGGATCAGCACACCGGCATCCGCTCCGTTCAGGTGCGCGTCGACAACGGACCCTGGCAGGATGCACGCCTCGCCGAGACCGTCTCGGCGGACACGTGGCGGCAGTGGGTGTGGGAGTGGGATGCCACGCACGGAGCCCACACGCTCCAGGTGCGCGCGACGAACGCGGACGGCTCGACGCAGACGTCCGCGATCGCCGCGCCTGCGCCGAACGGCGCGACGGGATGGCACACGGTCACGATGAGCGTGGGGTGA